A genomic segment from Variovorax paradoxus B4 encodes:
- the lipA gene encoding lipoyl synthase — protein MSTTEVVRDAQSAENYNPLAKQKAAAKLSRIPVKVVQQGEVLKKPEWIRVKAGSPTTRFYEIKQILRESNLHTVCEEASCPNIGECFGNGTATFMIMGDKCTRRCPFCDVGHGRPDPLDKDEPLNLAKTIAKLRLKYVVITSVDRDDLRDGGSQHFVDCIRNIRELSPMTQIEILVPDFRGRDDRALEILKAAPPDVMNHNLETAPRLYKEARPGSDYQFSLNLLKKFKALHPDVPTKSGIMVGLGETDEEILQVMRDMRAHDIDMLTIGQYLSPSGSHLPVRRYVHPDTFKMFEEEAYKMGFSHAAVGAMVRSSYHADQQAHAAGV, from the coding sequence ATGAGCACCACAGAAGTCGTCCGCGACGCGCAAAGCGCCGAAAACTACAACCCGCTGGCCAAGCAGAAGGCCGCGGCCAAGCTCTCGCGCATCCCCGTCAAGGTGGTGCAGCAGGGCGAGGTGCTCAAGAAGCCCGAGTGGATCCGCGTGAAGGCCGGAAGCCCCACCACGCGCTTCTACGAGATCAAGCAGATCCTGCGCGAGAGCAACCTGCACACGGTCTGCGAAGAAGCCTCGTGCCCGAACATCGGCGAATGCTTCGGCAACGGCACGGCCACCTTCATGATCATGGGCGACAAGTGCACGCGCCGCTGCCCGTTCTGCGACGTGGGCCACGGCCGCCCCGACCCGCTCGACAAGGACGAGCCGCTCAACCTCGCGAAGACCATCGCCAAGCTGCGCCTGAAGTACGTGGTGATCACCAGCGTCGACCGCGACGACCTGCGCGACGGCGGCAGCCAGCATTTCGTCGACTGCATCAGGAACATCCGCGAGCTCTCGCCGATGACGCAGATCGAGATCCTGGTGCCCGACTTCCGCGGCCGCGACGACCGCGCCCTCGAAATCCTCAAGGCCGCGCCGCCGGACGTGATGAACCACAACCTCGAGACCGCGCCGCGCCTCTACAAGGAAGCGCGCCCCGGCAGCGACTACCAGTTCAGCCTCAACCTGCTGAAGAAGTTCAAGGCGCTGCACCCCGACGTGCCGACCAAGAGCGGCATCATGGTGGGCCTGGGGGAAACCGACGAAGAGATCCTTCAGGTGATGCGCGACATGCGCGCCCACGACATCGACATGCTGACCATCGGCCAGTACCTGTCGCCGTCGGGCTCGCACCTGCCGGTGCGCCGCTACGTGCACCCCGACACCTTCAAGATGTTCGAGGAAGAGGCCTACAAGATGGGCTTCAGCCACGCGGCCGTGGGCGCGATGGTGCGCTCGAGCTACCACGCGGACCAGCAGGCGCACGCCGCCGGCGTCTGA
- a CDS encoding MFS transporter, whose translation MSSSAPRHPTLALAAICLAALMFGLEISSVPIILPVLEARLHADFQDLQWIMNAYTIACTTVLMATGTLADRYGRRRMFAFTVLAFGMASLLCGLAPSTPMLIAARFLQGMAGGAMFICSIAILSHQFPDGKARGRAFAIWGVVAGIGLGFGPVVGSAIIALASWHWVFLAHAPLALLGLALIMAGVTESRDPLARQQKLDLAGIVTLTIAVLGLTWLITQGGGLGWTSPAALGLMAVSVVGLVAFVAVERFHPHPMFDFAVFRIRDFSGAILGCIGMNCSYWPFMIYLPLYFSAGLGYGTTTVGLALLVYTVPFLVMPPIAQWLLLRYQARFVIPAGLFLIGLGFMSMKWGSGLAHLGGWTVLPGALIAGIGLGLTTTPATNMTTASVPAHRAGMASGMDVSARLISLAINIAVMGLVLVAGILAALRATLGTTLDAARLRALAEQLAGGDVAGAQQALATLALPDASAALLQAAMTHGFGWVMLYGGLGAWLTAVLSFAVFGRRQAPAARDASPRMAGGR comes from the coding sequence ATGTCCTCTTCCGCCCCCCGCCATCCCACCCTCGCGCTGGCCGCCATCTGCCTGGCGGCGCTGATGTTCGGCCTGGAGATTTCCAGTGTGCCGATCATCCTGCCGGTGCTGGAGGCGCGGCTGCACGCCGATTTCCAGGACCTGCAATGGATCATGAACGCCTACACCATCGCCTGCACGACGGTGCTGATGGCCACCGGTACCTTGGCCGACCGCTACGGACGGCGTCGCATGTTCGCGTTCACGGTGCTGGCCTTCGGCATGGCCTCGCTGCTGTGCGGCCTGGCGCCCAGCACGCCGATGCTGATTGCCGCGCGCTTCCTGCAGGGCATGGCGGGCGGCGCGATGTTCATCTGCTCCATTGCGATCCTGTCGCACCAGTTTCCCGACGGCAAGGCGCGCGGCCGCGCCTTCGCGATCTGGGGCGTGGTGGCCGGCATCGGCCTGGGTTTCGGACCGGTGGTGGGCAGCGCGATCATTGCGCTGGCCAGCTGGCACTGGGTCTTCCTCGCGCATGCGCCGCTGGCGCTGCTGGGGCTGGCGCTGATCATGGCCGGCGTGACGGAGTCTCGCGATCCACTGGCCAGGCAGCAGAAGCTGGACCTGGCGGGCATCGTCACGCTGACCATCGCGGTGCTCGGGCTCACCTGGTTGATCACGCAGGGCGGCGGCCTGGGCTGGACCAGCCCGGCCGCGCTGGGCCTGATGGCCGTGTCGGTGGTGGGCCTCGTGGCCTTCGTCGCGGTCGAGCGCTTCCATCCGCACCCGATGTTCGACTTCGCGGTATTCCGCATCCGCGACTTCTCGGGCGCCATCCTCGGTTGCATCGGCATGAACTGCAGCTACTGGCCGTTCATGATCTACCTGCCGCTGTACTTCTCCGCCGGCCTGGGCTACGGCACGACCACCGTCGGGCTGGCGCTCCTGGTCTACACGGTGCCTTTCCTGGTGATGCCGCCGATCGCGCAATGGCTGCTGCTGCGCTACCAGGCGCGCTTCGTGATTCCCGCCGGGCTGTTCCTGATCGGCCTGGGCTTCATGTCGATGAAGTGGGGCAGCGGCCTCGCGCATCTGGGCGGCTGGACGGTATTGCCCGGTGCGCTGATCGCCGGCATCGGCCTGGGCCTGACCACCACGCCCGCGACCAACATGACCACCGCCTCGGTGCCCGCCCATCGCGCCGGCATGGCCTCGGGCATGGACGTCAGCGCGCGCCTCATCTCCCTGGCCATCAACATCGCGGTGATGGGCCTGGTGCTGGTGGCGGGGATCCTGGCCGCGCTGCGTGCGACGCTGGGAACGACGCTGGATGCGGCGCGGCTGCGCGCATTGGCCGAGCAGCTCGCGGGAGGGGACGTGGCGGGCGCGCAGCAAGCGTTGGCGACGCTGGCCCTGCCGGATGCCTCCGCTGCGCTCCTGCAGGCCGCCATGACCCATGGCTTCGGATGGGTCATGCTGTACGGCGGGCTCGGCGCCTGGCTGACTGCGGTGCTCAGCTTCGCGGTGTTCGGCCGCCGGCAGGCTCCGGCCGCGCGGGACGCCTCGCCTCGGATGGCCGGCGGGCGCTGA
- a CDS encoding LysR family transcriptional regulator, with translation MSFDTGLLQAFIAVHQANGFTRAAEQLHLTQSAVSHQIRRLEERVGRPLFHRTTRRLSLTADGEDFLRHAERILQAQDALTRHFRCSPIEGTVRFGVPESFMSEGLPQLLRQFSRSCPNVRLEVSVGLTLDLATMVRERELDLAVVVSVSGTVEGALLRRLPMVWAAAEGFERSDDASLPLAYSPTPCVCRQVSIDALNKAGIPWHGAFSSHSLQDLRTVALSGLAVATFTRDNLRPGMAVLDERDGLPALPMLDFTLAYSEGDAGERSPAVVELGRLIEQAEWARQDKPARRSRRTLRAA, from the coding sequence ATGAGCTTCGACACCGGCCTCCTGCAGGCCTTCATCGCCGTCCACCAGGCCAATGGCTTCACCCGCGCCGCCGAGCAACTGCACCTGACGCAATCGGCGGTCAGCCACCAGATCCGCCGGCTGGAGGAACGGGTCGGACGCCCGCTGTTCCACCGCACCACGCGGCGCCTCAGCCTGACCGCCGACGGCGAGGACTTCCTGCGCCATGCCGAACGCATCCTGCAGGCGCAGGACGCGCTGACGCGGCACTTCCGCTGCTCGCCCATCGAAGGCACGGTGCGCTTCGGCGTGCCCGAGAGCTTCATGAGCGAGGGCCTGCCGCAGCTCTTGCGCCAGTTCTCGCGCAGTTGCCCCAACGTGAGGCTGGAAGTGAGCGTGGGCCTGACGCTCGACCTGGCCACGATGGTGCGCGAGCGCGAACTCGACCTGGCGGTGGTGGTGTCGGTCTCGGGCACGGTCGAAGGAGCGCTGCTTCGGCGCCTGCCGATGGTGTGGGCCGCGGCCGAGGGCTTCGAGCGCTCCGACGATGCCTCGCTGCCGCTGGCCTATTCGCCAACGCCCTGCGTGTGCCGCCAGGTCAGCATCGATGCGCTGAACAAGGCCGGCATCCCCTGGCACGGCGCCTTCAGCTCGCACAGCCTGCAGGACCTGCGCACGGTCGCGCTGAGCGGCCTCGCGGTAGCCACGTTCACCCGCGACAACCTGCGCCCGGGCATGGCGGTGCTGGACGAGCGCGACGGCCTGCCCGCGCTGCCGATGCTGGACTTCACTCTGGCCTACAGCGAAGGCGATGCCGGGGAGCGCAGCCCGGCCGTGGTCGAGCTCGGCCGCCTGATCGAGCAGGCTGAGTGGGCGCGCCAGGACAAGCCGGCGCGGCGGTCGCGCCGCACCCTGCGCGCGGCGTAG